The DNA segment ATGATATGCAGCTAGCCCGCCGTCTTGTTTCGGGTGTTGATATTTGGATGAATACTCCGACCCGTCCTCTTGAAGCATCTGGTACATCAGGTGAAAAAGCTGAGATGAATGGCGTTGTAAATTTATCAGTACTTGATGGATGGTGGCTTGAAGGATATAGAGAAGGAGCAGGATGGGCTCTTACAGAGAAGCGAACTTATCAGAATCAAGCATATCAAGATCAACTTGATGCCGCTACAATATATGGATTATTGGAGAACGAAATAGTACCATTATATTACAACACATGTAATAAGGGATATAGCGAAGGCTGGGTTAAAGTCGTTAAGAACTCAATTGCACAGATCGCTCCACACTATACGATGAAGCGCCAGTTGGATGATTATTATGACAAATTCTACATTAAAGAAGCAAAACGTTTCAAGAAAATATCTGAAAATGATAATCGTTTAGCTAAAGAAATAGCACTTTGGAAGGAATCTGTTGCAGAGCGTTGGGATAGTATCCGCGTTGTGTCTCAAGAGACTAATATTCCATCCGGAGGTATGCTGACAGGTCATGAATATACCCTAAAGTATGTTATAGACGAACAAGGTTTGAATGATGCCGTAGGTTTGGAAATCGTAGCAGTTAGAGCAGATTCAACAGGAGAAGAGCATGTGTTCAATGTACGTCAATTGAATATGGTAGGTCATGAAGGCAATAACTATACTTTCGAAGGTAAGATAGAACCGGATGGAGCAGGCTCTTATAAGAGTTGTGTAAGAATGTATCCAAAAAATGATCTTCTTCCACACCGTCAGGATTTCTGCTATGTCAAATGGTTAGACTAAAATAGAATGAACAAAAAACGTGTCTGAAAATTCAGACACGTTTTTTATTTAGTATATAAAGTATTACACTAAATATTGAGAACTTATACTTTCATTATTTACCACTCTGATGATTGTTTCAGCAAACATATCTGCAACAGATAGTTGTTTAACCTTTGCACATCTGTTAGAATATGGGATAGAATCAGTAAATACTATTTCTTCCAATGCAGAATCCTGAACACGCTCGCTAGCAGGACCGCTCATTACACAGTGAGATGCACAAGCCCTGACAGTAAGAGCACCGGCTTTCTTCATGATATCAGCAGCTTTTGTTATTGTGCCGGCTGTATCTACCATGTCATCTATTATTATAACATTCTTTCCGCTTACATCACCAATAATCAGCATGCTGTCTACAACGTTGGCACGAGCACGGGTCTTATTACATAAAACTAATGGGCAACCTAAGTATTTAGCGTAAGTGTTTGCACGTTTAGAACCACCAACGTCAGGAGAAGCGATAACCAAATCTTTAAGTTTAAGACTCTGAAGATAAGGAAGGATTACACCAGAAGCATAAAGGTGGTCAACAGGAACATTAAAGAAACCTTGAATCTGATCAGCATGTAAATCCATTGTGATAAGACGGTCTATACCGGCTGCACTAAGCAAGTCGGCTACAAGTTTAGCACCGATACTAACTCTTGGTTTGTCCTTTCTATCCTGGCGTGCCCATCCGAAGTATGGGATTACAGCTATGATACTTCTTGCTGAAGCACGTTTAGCCGCATCAATCATAAGTAACAGCTCCATAAGATTGTCTGAGTTTGGGAACGTACTTTGTACAAGAAATACATCACGACCACGGATAGATTCCTCATAAGATACAGCAAATTCACCATCAGAGAACTTTGTAATCAGAAGCTTGCCAAGGGGGCATTTCAAGCTTTGACAGATTTTTTCTGCTAGGTATCTCGAGTTGGTCCCGGAAAATACCATAAAAGAGTTTTGTTCACTCATTGTTATTGTTAGTTTATGTTATGTTAATACTTTAAACTTGAATTATCAACCTATTGCTTTTCTCAATTTCTCGAAATGAGATATTATCTCTTTATAGTTCATCCCATTGTGGATATCAAATTTGTTCCATAAATCTCCACAAACTACAACACCTCCGAATCCAAGGTCCTTAGCTATTTTGATATTATCAATATCAATACCTCCTAAAGCATAGACCCTTTTGTCAATAAGTCCATTTTTGGCAGCATCCTTAAGCTCGTTCATTGTGAAATTAGCCTTTTCGTCTTTGAATTCTATGCAATCGAATATATTTTTAAGAAAAATATAATCGGATTTCTTTTTAGTCTCCTTAATACTGTCAATAGAAAGGCAAGTTCTACTGATGTTTCCTTTGTAATTCTCTGGATTGGGGGCATTAGGGTCGTCAATGTGAATACCCTTTAATCCATATTCGCTTTTCAGATAATAATGATCATGAACCGTTATCTTATTATAGCAGTCGTCAGGCAAAAGTGATAATAGCCTTTCCGAGTATATCGGTGCCGCGCCAGATTTGTATAAATGTAGGTTTTCCAGACCTTCATCAAACATGGCTGAAAGTATTTTGTCTTCTTCCACAAAAAATGTGGATTTAGTCATTATAATAAGTTTCATTATATGTATAGTCCCTTTTCAGGATGCAAATGTAGTAATTTTATGCTAATAATGCAATTTAACGGTGATAAAAAGTTATCTTTGTACTCTAAAAACGTAATTTGATTTTAAATGAAAGTAGATAAATTGAACTTTTCCGGTTTAAATCGACCAATGTATGTGTTAGAAGAAAACAAGCTGATACACAATCTAAGTGTGATTCGTGATGTGGCTGATAAGTCAGGGATTGAGATAATTCTTGCCTTTAAAGCATATGCATTATGGAAAACATTTCCTATCATTCGCCGGTATATAAATGCAACGACAGCAAGTTCTCTATACGAAGCACGACTTGCCAAAGAGGAATTTGGCAATAAGGCGCATACTTTCTCACCGGCATATACTGATTATGAGATAGCTGATATTGCAGCATGTTCCAGTCATATTACATTCAATTCACTAAATCAGTTTAATAATTATAATAAGGTGGTACGTTCGGTAAACCCGGATATAAGTTGCGGAATCAGAATCAATCCTGAATATTCGGAAGTTGAAACAGAACTATATAATCCATGTGCTCCCGGCACAAGATTCGGTATTACTGCAGATAAGTTACCTGAAGAGTTGCCCGAAGGCATAGATGGATTTCATTGTCACTGTCATTGTGAGAGTGGGGCAGATGTATTCCAACGTACATTATCTCATATAGAGGAGAAATTCGCAAAGTGGTTCCCTCAGTTGAAATGGATAAACTTTGGTGGTGGTCACCTTATTACAAGAAAAGACTATGACATCTCTCTTCTTATTCAGATGATGCAAGATTTCCATAAAAGATATCCGTCATTAAAGATCATCCTGGAACCGGGAAGCGCTTTTGGTTGGCAGACAGGACCTTTAGTATCACAGGTCGTGGATATTGTAGAAGACCATGGGATAAAAACAGCCATCCTGAATGTTAGTTTTACATGTCATATGCCCGATTGTCTGGAAATGCCATACCAGCCTACTGTAAGAGGAGCCGAGACATTGCCCTTAGATACCCCTATTGGAGATGGTAATATATATAGATTAGGTGGTAATAGTTGTCTGTCAGGCGACTTTATGGGTTCATGGAAATTTGAAGCCCCATTAAAGGCAGGCGATAACATCATATTTGAAGACATGCTTCATTATACAACAGTGAAGACATCAATGTTTAATGGAATAACCCATCCATCAATAGGCTTATTGCATGCCGATGGAGAACTTGAAATCCTGCGTGAATACAGTTATGAAGACTATAAAAAAAGGATGGATTGATTACTTTAGACATATTTTTTTCATTTTTTTTATGCCAAATATTTGTGAAATCGAAAAAATATATTACCTTTGCACTCGCATTTGGAGAAATGCTCCTTATTAATAAGGATTCTAATGCGGAAATAGCTCAGTTGGTAGAGCACGACCTTGCCAAGGTCGGGGTCGCGGGTCCGAGTCCCGTTTTCCGCTCACATTTTGAATAAAGGTAAGGGATTTTTATCTCAAGCCCAGGTGGCGGAATTGGTAGACGCGCACGTTTCAGGTGCGTGTGTCGTAAGACGTGCAGGTTCGAGTCCTGTTCTGGGCACATATTTATTTAAAATGGCACATGTTGGAGAGGTGGCGGAATTGGTAGACGCGCTACTTTGAGGGGGTAGTGAAAATTTTTCGTGGGAGTTCGAGTCTCCTCCTCTTCACACATTTTTATTTTCTTGCGGAAATAGCTCAGTTGGTAGAGCACGACCTTGCCAAGGTCGGGGTCGCGGGTCCGAGTCCCGTTTTCCGCTCTTTTTTTGGAAAAATACAAATCAATGAATTTATATATAAGATATTTTGATAAAGAGACATTAGTCAATAATGTCGAACAAGCGATAGACTTTATTGGATCGATTCCCGAAATAGGGATGAACCCGGAACTTGAGGCAGATATAAGGGAATATGCAGATAGTAATGTATATTATCCTAAGAGATATAAGATAAGACCGAGGGTTTATTTTATTATTATCAAAACGGAGGCTGCAACAATGATTGATTTTAAAGAAAAAAGAGCCGTTCATCAGGTTTCTCCGGTAGAGAAGCGTGAGTTGACATCCCCTTCTATTGTCCGCTTAAGTGAGTCGGCTTTAGGATGGTATGAAGGTGACATCCTCTTCAAGAGAGTGATGCAAGTCCCCGGAACAGGAAAGTTTCAATATTTTGATACTCGTTTTGTTGCAGACTGTAAAGCTGAATCAGGCATTGATTGCTATAATCGTATTGTTGAATATCTTCGTAGCAGAGTAGATGACCGCAGTCAGTTCCCTTCAGCAAAAGGCAAGAATTTTAAGTTTCATTTTTTAGGTCAATGCAAGTGATATGAATAAAGTAATGCTTATTGGAAATGTGGGAGCAGATCCTGACGTCCGCTATGTGGATAGTGATGTAGCTGTAGCAAGTGTTCGTCTGGCTACAACGGAGAGAGGATATACTATGCCGAATGGCACTGTCGTTCCAGACCGTACAGACTGGCATAATCTTGTCTTGTGGCGTGGTCTTGCTAAAGTCGTTGAACAGTATGTGCACAAAGGCGACAAACTATATGTTGAAGGCAAACTGCACACCAGAAGCTATGACGATAAGCAAGGAATAAAAAGATATGTTACAGAGGTTTATGTAGATAATATGGAGATGCTTACATCAAAGAGCTCTTCTGCCAATGCGCATCCCGCCGGAGAAAATCTACATGAGTCTAATAAGCCTTCTTCTGCTGCCGAAAATGCAGAAAGTGGAGAAGTTCCGTTTTAAATTAGAAAATAATAATTGGATATACAACCTTTGATTGATGCCCTGCGCGAAGTGTCGTTTAGACAACCTTCCACAGGCGTAGTAATAACAGCAGTAATAACTGTTATATTGATTATGATATCCGCATTTGCGAGTGGTTCCGAGATAGCTTTCTTTTCTTTGTCACCAAAAGATATAGATGATTTGAATCCTGAAAAGAATGAAAGTGATGCTATGATAACCAAGTTGCGTGAAGATTCGGAGCGTACACTTGCAACAATTCTTATTACCAATAATTTTGTCAATGTTACTATAATTATGCTTTGTAATTATATATTTTCAAGCATGATAAATTTTGGAAATTCTCATTGGTTGCAGTTTATCTGTATAACAATCCTTCTTACTTTTATTCTTCTTCTGTTTGGTGAGATAATGCCTAAGGTATACTGTGCCCAGAACCCTTTGCGTTTTTGTCGCAAGGCTGTTAACGGTATCATGTTTTTGCGAAACTTATTTTGGCCTATGGAGACAATCTTATTGCGTAGCGGTATATTGGCTCAGAAAGTCGTGCAACGAGAAAATCATATCTTAAGTGTAGATGATCTGGAACAGGCGCTTGAGCTAACAGACAAAAATGACATAAAAAATGAACAGAACCTGCTTCAAGGTATTATAAGATTTGGTGATGAGACAGCCAAAGAGATAATGACGTCAAGACAAGACGTTGTTGACCTTGACTTTAAGTGTTCTTTTGATGAAGTATTGAAAAGCATCGTAGACAATAACTACAGTCGTATACCTGTATATCAGGACAATACAGATAATATTAAAGGTATTCTATACATTAAAGATTTATTACCACACCTAAACAAACCATCTAATTTCGAGTGGCAGTTATTGATCAGACCTCCGTATTTTGTGCCTGAAACTAAAAAGATTGATGATTTGCTGCGTGAGTTTCAGGAGAATAAAGTGCATATCTCTATTGTCGTGGACGAATTTGGCGGTACCAGTGGTATTGTTACTCTTGAAGACATTCTTGAAGAGATAGTAGGAGAGATTAATGACGAGTATGATGACGAGGAGAAAGCCTTTGTGCGTCTTAATAAGAACACATATATTTTTGAAGGCAAAACGTTGTTAAGTGACTTTTACAAGATATTAAAAGTTGATGATGAAATTTTTGAAGATATAGAAGGTGACGCTGACACTTTAGCAGGACTTATGCTAGAACTAAAGGGCGATTTTCCTAAGATACAGGAAAAATTGGAGTATCATAACTTTACATTCGAAATTATGGAACTGGAAGAACGCCGTATCAGCAAGGTTAAGGTGATCGTCCGTGAAAATCCATCAGAAGAAAATGGCACTAATTGATATTCGACATTTTTCACCGGGAACTATTTTGGGATTGTGGCAGATATCAGAATCCACAGCCGAATTTTATTTAAAAGATCCTTACCTGTCTATTTATAGAGAGGAAGTAGACTTAAAGTTTAGGTCGGATAACAGAAAAAAAGAGTTCTTGGCCATACGTGCATTATTACATGAGATATATCCAGATGATACACCTTTTGTAAGTCATGAATTGAGCGGCAAGCCCATATTGAGTAATGGGTATAACGTGAGCATAAGTCATACAAATGGATATGCTGTACTTATCGTATCAGAGAAAGATGCCGTAGCCGTTGACATAGAATACCGTTCAGACAGAGTCTCTAAGGTAGCAAATAAGTTTATAAGAGAAGATGAAGAAGCCCCGGATGTGCTGTCGCAGTTGATAAACTGGTCGGCAAAAGAGACGGTATATAAGTATTTTTCATCCGATAACCTTGAATACTTCCAAATGAAAATGCATCATATTCAGCCGGCCAATAAAGGCTGTGTCATAATAGAGAATATGAAGCGATCCACTTCGGTAAGCGTTCATTATGAGATAACAGAAGCCTACGTGCTCACGTACATGCCATGAAATTTATTTTAAAAGAAAGAAGGACAACAACATGGCTAGTAAAGTTATAGACATGACCACCGGCTCGCCGGCACGGCATATATTACAATTCGCAGTACCCTTGATTTGTGGGTATATGTTACAGTCTATGTATCAGATTATTGATGCAGCAATTGTAGGGCGTTTTATCGGGGTTGATGCTTTAGCGGCAGTAGGTTCGAGCACATCCATAACATTTCTTATTCTTGGATTCTGCAACGGTTGTTGTTCAGGATTTGCAATCCCTGTAGCTCAGTCGTTTGGTGCAGGTGATTATTCATCAATGCGATCATATGTAAGCAATGCAATAAGACTCTCTGTCGTCATAGCAGTAATATTTACAATAGTTGCAGCAACATTGTGTACACCAATATTACATATGGTACAAACCCCGGCTGATGTATTTGGAGATGCTTACAAATTTCTGTTTATAACCGTATTGTCTATTCCCTTTATTATTGCATACAATTTATTGTCTAGTTTTATGCGTTCACTAGGTAATAGCAGGATACCATTCTATTTCCTTATATTATCATCGCTTATAAATATCATACTTGATTTCATTCTAATTATAGAGATGAAGATAGGAGTAGAGGGAGCCGCTCTGGCCACAATGTTTTCGCAGGCCCTTGCTGCTTATTGGTGCTATGTCTATATTAAGAAGAATATGCATATACTTTTACCAAAAGGCAATGAGTGCAAATATAATAAAAAGAAAACCCTGACTCTTATTAATAATGGTATTCCGATGGGATTGCAATTCTCTATTACAGCTATCGGAATAATTATGCTTCAGAGGGCAAATAATGCGCTGGGCACATTATATGTGGCAACTTTTGTGGCATCATTAAGAGTAAAATATTTTTTCACATGTATACTCGAAAATCTAGGTGTAGCGATGGCCACATATTGCGGGCAGAACCTAGGTGCCAAGAAAATACAGCGTATATCACAGGGAATACGTGCTGCATTAAAGATATCCGTAATATATGTAATAATAATTGTGGTTATCATGTACTTTTTTGCATCTGACTTTACATATCTGTTTGTTGACCCATCACAGACCGAAATCGTTAAAAACTCAACGATGTATCTACAGATAAACAGTTATTTCTATATATTGCTCGGTGTGCTTACCGTGTTCAGGTATAGCATTCAGGGTCTTGGATATAGTAATCTTTCTATGTGTTCAGGAGTGGCAGAGATGATAGCACGTACAGGTATTAGCTTATGGCTTGTACCGGCTTTGGGTTTCCTTGGTGTATGTTTAGGCGATCCTACTGCATGGATATTTGCAGATATGTTCTTGGTTCCGGCAGGCATTATACTTTATCATAGATTGAAAAAGAGAATAATAAGTTCAGCTAGTTGATTTATTACATTGAGACTTGAGACTGAGACCTTTTAGTCTTTCTATATTAAAATAGCTTTTTGTTATTGCAAAAAGTAAATAAGAGAATAAGCGTAATCTTAAATATTGATGATCTTAGATCTTTCACAAAAAAAACGATATATGATTGATATTTTACAAGTTTCTAAACTTATATATCTAATTTTATGTTTTGTATAATCTTTTGTGTTTTGTATTATATCAGTACGAGCATTAAATTTTTGATACGCTATATACTAAATATATGAACATAGTATAATTGATAAATTACATTTCAAAACAAATAAATAGTATGCTCGCATTTGTTTTGTATGAAAGTTTTTTCATAAGTATTAAATATGTTGTAAAACATTTTATTTATGTTAGTAACAATAAATTTGGCTCTTTATATAAATATATTCGTGTTTATTTTTATTTTTACAAGAACAATATGTATCTTTGTAAATGGTAATAAATTTCAAAATTATAGTTGCCAATATGCTACAAGCAATTTTGGCTGTATATTTAATAACTGAAAATGGTTAGTAAGTAAATTATAAAAACACCTTGCAACATTTTAATGTTTCACCAATTATATATAAGTATATTTATTTTGAAACGAATTATAAGGGTTTATATGTAAAATCTAATAACTTAAAAAACAAAAAAAATGAGTTTGATATCTGTAAAATGTCCCAATTGTGGAGCCATAATCCAACTAGATAATGAACTAACTGAAGGTTTTTGTTCTTATTGTGGAAATAAAATTAGAGTTCAGGAAGCGCAAAAAATGACAATTAAAAATATTTTTTTAAAAGCTGAATGTTCAGATGATCTGGAAAATCTTTACGAGATAGCTAGGCGTGCAAAAGATAGTAATAATAGTGAAAAAGCTGCTAAATATTATGAGATGATTCTTATAAAGGATCCTAAAAGTTGGGAAGCTAATTTTTATGTTGTGTTTTTTGAAGCTATGTCGTGCAAGATAGGAGAAATATCATTATCAGCTGAAAAAGTTTGTAATGCATATTCATCTACTTTGAGTCTAATAAAAAAGAATCTTTCTCTTGAAGATGCTGACAATGCTATAATAGAAATTACTGAAAAAGTTAAATCTTTAGGCTATATGTTATTTGATGCATCTATTACTCAATTCAAAAAAATTGATGGAACAATAAGAAAACGGTTTAACGATGAGTATATGACTCATGCATGTTGTTCTATAAGTGTAATATTAAAATGGGGAGATATCTTAGCAGAGGAAGAAAATAATACATATAAAACCATAATTCTAGAAATGTGGAAAAATGGTGTAATGTATCTAGGAACGGCGATTGATTCTGCAATGGATATTAATTCTATTCAGATTTTAGAAAAAATTGCCCATAAATATGAGGATAAAATCTCGGAAATAGAACCGTCTTATGAGCATCATAATTATAAATCAGGATGTTATATTGCAACTTCAATATATGGTTCTTATGATTGTCATGAAGTATGGACATTAAGACGATATAGAGATTTCAGGCTG comes from the Xylanibacter oryzae DSM 17970 genome and includes:
- a CDS encoding ribose-phosphate pyrophosphokinase gives rise to the protein MSEQNSFMVFSGTNSRYLAEKICQSLKCPLGKLLITKFSDGEFAVSYEESIRGRDVFLVQSTFPNSDNLMELLLMIDAAKRASARSIIAVIPYFGWARQDRKDKPRVSIGAKLVADLLSAAGIDRLITMDLHADQIQGFFNVPVDHLYASGVILPYLQSLKLKDLVIASPDVGGSKRANTYAKYLGCPLVLCNKTRARANVVDSMLIIGDVSGKNVIIIDDMVDTAGTITKAADIMKKAGALTVRACASHCVMSGPASERVQDSALEEIVFTDSIPYSNRCAKVKQLSVADMFAETIIRVVNNESISSQYLV
- a CDS encoding thiamine phosphate synthase → MKLIIMTKSTFFVEEDKILSAMFDEGLENLHLYKSGAAPIYSERLLSLLPDDCYNKITVHDHYYLKSEYGLKGIHIDDPNAPNPENYKGNISRTCLSIDSIKETKKKSDYIFLKNIFDCIEFKDEKANFTMNELKDAAKNGLIDKRVYALGGIDIDNIKIAKDLGFGGVVVCGDLWNKFDIHNGMNYKEIISHFEKLRKAIG
- the nspC gene encoding carboxynorspermidine decarboxylase, whose translation is MKVDKLNFSGLNRPMYVLEENKLIHNLSVIRDVADKSGIEIILAFKAYALWKTFPIIRRYINATTASSLYEARLAKEEFGNKAHTFSPAYTDYEIADIAACSSHITFNSLNQFNNYNKVVRSVNPDISCGIRINPEYSEVETELYNPCAPGTRFGITADKLPEELPEGIDGFHCHCHCESGADVFQRTLSHIEEKFAKWFPQLKWINFGGGHLITRKDYDISLLIQMMQDFHKRYPSLKIILEPGSAFGWQTGPLVSQVVDIVEDHGIKTAILNVSFTCHMPDCLEMPYQPTVRGAETLPLDTPIGDGNIYRLGGNSCLSGDFMGSWKFEAPLKAGDNIIFEDMLHYTTVKTSMFNGITHPSIGLLHADGELEILREYSYEDYKKRMD
- a CDS encoding single-stranded DNA-binding protein, with protein sequence MNKVMLIGNVGADPDVRYVDSDVAVASVRLATTERGYTMPNGTVVPDRTDWHNLVLWRGLAKVVEQYVHKGDKLYVEGKLHTRSYDDKQGIKRYVTEVYVDNMEMLTSKSSSANAHPAGENLHESNKPSSAAENAESGEVPF
- the gldE gene encoding gliding motility-associated protein GldE: MDIQPLIDALREVSFRQPSTGVVITAVITVILIMISAFASGSEIAFFSLSPKDIDDLNPEKNESDAMITKLREDSERTLATILITNNFVNVTIIMLCNYIFSSMINFGNSHWLQFICITILLTFILLLFGEIMPKVYCAQNPLRFCRKAVNGIMFLRNLFWPMETILLRSGILAQKVVQRENHILSVDDLEQALELTDKNDIKNEQNLLQGIIRFGDETAKEIMTSRQDVVDLDFKCSFDEVLKSIVDNNYSRIPVYQDNTDNIKGILYIKDLLPHLNKPSNFEWQLLIRPPYFVPETKKIDDLLREFQENKVHISIVVDEFGGTSGIVTLEDILEEIVGEINDEYDDEEKAFVRLNKNTYIFEGKTLLSDFYKILKVDDEIFEDIEGDADTLAGLMLELKGDFPKIQEKLEYHNFTFEIMELEERRISKVKVIVRENPSEENGTN
- a CDS encoding 4'-phosphopantetheinyl transferase superfamily protein, with the protein product MALIDIRHFSPGTILGLWQISESTAEFYLKDPYLSIYREEVDLKFRSDNRKKEFLAIRALLHEIYPDDTPFVSHELSGKPILSNGYNVSISHTNGYAVLIVSEKDAVAVDIEYRSDRVSKVANKFIREDEEAPDVLSQLINWSAKETVYKYFSSDNLEYFQMKMHHIQPANKGCVIIENMKRSTSVSVHYEITEAYVLTYMP
- a CDS encoding MATE family efflux transporter — protein: MASKVIDMTTGSPARHILQFAVPLICGYMLQSMYQIIDAAIVGRFIGVDALAAVGSSTSITFLILGFCNGCCSGFAIPVAQSFGAGDYSSMRSYVSNAIRLSVVIAVIFTIVAATLCTPILHMVQTPADVFGDAYKFLFITVLSIPFIIAYNLLSSFMRSLGNSRIPFYFLILSSLINIILDFILIIEMKIGVEGAALATMFSQALAAYWCYVYIKKNMHILLPKGNECKYNKKKTLTLINNGIPMGLQFSITAIGIIMLQRANNALGTLYVATFVASLRVKYFFTCILENLGVAMATYCGQNLGAKKIQRISQGIRAALKISVIYVIIIVVIMYFFASDFTYLFVDPSQTEIVKNSTMYLQINSYFYILLGVLTVFRYSIQGLGYSNLSMCSGVAEMIARTGISLWLVPALGFLGVCLGDPTAWIFADMFLVPAGIILYHRLKKRIISSAS
- a CDS encoding CFI-box-CTERM domain-containing protein, encoding MSLISVKCPNCGAIIQLDNELTEGFCSYCGNKIRVQEAQKMTIKNIFLKAECSDDLENLYEIARRAKDSNNSEKAAKYYEMILIKDPKSWEANFYVVFFEAMSCKIGEISLSAEKVCNAYSSTLSLIKKNLSLEDADNAIIEITEKVKSLGYMLFDASITQFKKIDGTIRKRFNDEYMTHACCSISVILKWGDILAEEENNTYKTIILEMWKNGVMYLGTAIDSAMDINSIQILEKIAHKYEDKISEIEPSYEHHNYKSGCYIATSIYGSYDCHEVWTLRRYRDFRLAKSWYGRLFIEFYYTVSPIIVKRFGKTSWFKNLWKPVLDKMVSKLQVMGYKSTPYSDKKR